One Brevibacillus choshinensis genomic window carries:
- a CDS encoding UDP-glucose dehydrogenase family protein, with the protein MRVAVIGTGYVGLTTAVSLAMNGHDVLGIDLVEAKIVQLQKGKSPIYEPGLEEALALVLKRGNLEFTTNIADAREAEILFVCVGTPESADGTADLSYVYAAASDVEALHRSAPRKRVVVIKSTVPVGTGDRIAEKLRELDGLHVVSNPEFLREGNALEDALHPSRIVIGTAHEAAAETMEQLYQGVNAPRVATTRANAELIKYASNAFLATRISFMNELARLSGALGTDIVTVALGMGLDSRIGPEFLRAGVGYGGSCFPKDTIALLQLAHQNGISMSILEKVREVNATQPIWFLEQLHKRQGNVAGKKIAVLGLAFKPETDDIREAPSLKILEALQNAGATVAAYDPIAAQVVRPLFPQVEYVGNPAEAFKGAHAALLITEWKECIHLDWEAIKSDMAVPLLLDGRNAWPSQSLKDAGFDYTGVGRS; encoded by the coding sequence ATGAGGGTTGCCGTTATCGGTACCGGATACGTTGGACTGACAACGGCCGTCTCGCTTGCGATGAACGGCCATGATGTCCTTGGGATTGATCTCGTAGAGGCCAAAATCGTCCAGCTGCAAAAAGGAAAATCACCCATATATGAGCCAGGACTCGAGGAAGCACTGGCGCTCGTATTGAAGCGAGGGAACCTGGAGTTTACGACGAACATAGCGGATGCGCGGGAAGCCGAAATTTTATTTGTCTGTGTGGGAACACCGGAGTCTGCAGACGGAACCGCAGATTTGTCGTATGTCTATGCCGCAGCTTCTGATGTGGAGGCTCTGCACCGCAGTGCTCCCCGGAAGCGAGTCGTGGTCATAAAGAGCACCGTGCCAGTGGGAACGGGAGATCGGATCGCGGAGAAACTGCGTGAGCTAGACGGACTGCACGTCGTTTCCAACCCGGAATTTTTACGGGAGGGAAACGCGCTGGAAGATGCATTGCACCCTTCCCGAATCGTGATTGGGACCGCTCACGAAGCGGCAGCCGAGACGATGGAACAGCTGTACCAGGGGGTGAACGCCCCGCGGGTAGCAACGACCAGGGCCAACGCTGAGCTGATCAAATATGCGTCGAACGCCTTCCTCGCGACCCGAATCTCGTTTATGAATGAACTGGCCAGATTGAGCGGCGCACTTGGGACAGATATTGTGACGGTCGCACTGGGGATGGGGCTGGACAGTCGGATCGGACCCGAATTTTTACGAGCAGGCGTAGGCTACGGTGGCTCTTGTTTTCCAAAGGATACGATTGCCTTGCTGCAGCTTGCCCATCAAAACGGGATCTCCATGTCCATTCTGGAGAAAGTCCGCGAAGTGAATGCGACCCAGCCGATCTGGTTTTTGGAGCAGCTGCACAAACGCCAGGGGAATGTGGCGGGTAAGAAAATCGCGGTGCTGGGTCTGGCCTTCAAGCCTGAAACCGATGATATACGCGAAGCCCCCTCGCTGAAGATCCTGGAGGCCCTGCAAAACGCAGGGGCAACAGTAGCTGCCTACGACCCGATCGCAGCACAGGTAGTGCGACCGCTGTTCCCTCAAGTGGAGTATGTAGGCAATCCTGCCGAGGCGTTTAAAGGTGCCCATGCCGCCCTATTGATCACAGAGTGGAAGGAATGTATCCATCTGGACTGGGAGGCAATCAAGTCGGATATGGCGGTGCCTTTGCTGCTGGACGGAAGGAATGCATGGCCTTCCCAATCATTAAAGGATGCGGGCTTTGACTATACAGGCGTAGGCAGAAGCTGA
- a CDS encoding glycosyltransferase family 2 protein: MNPTFTVVIPTYNRAKFIRKAIRSVIKQTCKDWKLLIMDDASTDRTRGKVDKYLFHPNITYYRMEKNSGISKVMNQALTMVDTPYLVQLDSDDWLPKKTLAVLKRYIQKSKPSTSLYYGNVKIWRVRRGKYHNPFLVKHKHFRNKYQFLKYNRWMVAPRCYRVAALREVGGWDTSDKYEGRIMEDRRIILRLIERYRVRFINKKLYNRTKHRGQLTDGKMKRRRNYLRRKTFKYFLKRWGNKYRAVFGYKNGYLVVKRLKKVRRRRR, from the coding sequence ATGAATCCGACCTTCACCGTTGTGATCCCTACGTACAATCGAGCCAAGTTTATCCGAAAAGCGATCAGAAGCGTCATCAAGCAGACCTGCAAAGACTGGAAGCTGTTGATCATGGACGATGCCTCGACGGACAGAACGAGGGGTAAGGTGGATAAATATCTGTTCCACCCCAACATCACATACTATCGGATGGAGAAAAATTCTGGCATTTCCAAAGTGATGAACCAAGCGTTGACGATGGTGGACACACCGTACCTCGTACAGCTAGACTCGGACGATTGGTTACCGAAAAAGACGTTGGCTGTGCTGAAGCGGTATATTCAAAAAAGCAAACCGAGCACGTCCTTGTACTACGGAAATGTGAAAATCTGGCGAGTGAGGCGGGGCAAATATCACAACCCGTTCCTCGTCAAACACAAGCATTTTCGCAACAAATATCAGTTCCTGAAATACAACCGCTGGATGGTGGCACCGCGCTGCTATCGAGTGGCTGCCTTACGAGAGGTCGGCGGTTGGGATACGTCCGACAAATACGAGGGGCGGATCATGGAAGACAGGCGCATCATCTTGCGCCTGATTGAACGCTATCGCGTGAGATTCATCAATAAAAAGCTGTATAACCGCACCAAGCATCGCGGACAGCTGACGGATGGCAAGATGAAGCGCAGGCGCAACTACCTGCGGAGAAAGACCTTTAAATACTTTTTAAAGCGCTGGGGCAATAAGTACAGAGCCGTATTTGGATACAAAAACGGATATTTGGTCGTCAAACGGCTGAAGAAAGTGAGGCGGCGACGGCGATGA
- a CDS encoding glycosyltransferase, with protein sequence MHRVLVYRRKFLPRSETFIYEQLLGHQRVKPLVLCRQRPFNRKQFPYSPVYVRKRMAGLSTWLRRKKVKCLHARFGPAGLELLPYARRTKLPLITSFHGFDATKRVKGNPGYRRALRRLFRKGKAFTVVSNHMKKRLVRLGCPSKKITLIRSGIDLRKFPMQPAQPVSNEEYRILSVGRLTEKKGMDTLVKAFVSVRKNHPHAKLIIVGEGEEKGKLRRLIKKYKLGKQVVLKGALPHKEVQRELARCHLFAIACKTARNGDQEGIPNVLMEAMASGRPVISTYHSGIPELVEHKVTGYLVPERSPTKMARMIDHVLESRHEWPEVAARARAKVEQNHNIDKQRAILEELYLRVMKK encoded by the coding sequence ATGCATCGGGTTCTCGTCTATCGAAGAAAATTCCTTCCGAGAAGCGAAACATTCATCTATGAGCAGCTGCTTGGGCATCAACGGGTGAAGCCGCTCGTCCTGTGCAGGCAGCGTCCTTTCAATCGCAAACAGTTCCCTTACTCGCCGGTCTATGTGCGCAAGCGTATGGCCGGCCTCTCCACATGGTTGAGGAGAAAAAAAGTAAAATGCTTGCACGCTCGTTTCGGACCCGCTGGCCTGGAACTGCTACCCTATGCGAGGCGAACCAAATTGCCGCTCATCACGTCCTTTCACGGCTTTGACGCCACCAAGCGTGTCAAAGGGAATCCTGGCTATCGCAGGGCGCTGAGGCGGCTGTTCCGAAAGGGAAAAGCGTTTACAGTCGTCAGCAATCACATGAAAAAGCGGTTGGTGCGGCTGGGCTGTCCATCGAAAAAGATCACGCTCATACGCTCAGGGATTGATTTGCGGAAGTTTCCCATGCAGCCTGCCCAGCCTGTATCCAACGAGGAGTATCGCATTCTCAGCGTCGGCAGATTGACCGAGAAAAAAGGCATGGATACCCTCGTGAAGGCGTTCGTCAGTGTACGGAAAAACCATCCTCACGCCAAGCTCATCATCGTGGGAGAAGGGGAGGAAAAGGGGAAGCTGCGGCGATTGATCAAAAAATACAAGCTTGGGAAGCAGGTCGTGCTCAAAGGCGCACTGCCGCATAAAGAAGTTCAGCGTGAGCTGGCTCGGTGCCATCTGTTCGCGATTGCGTGCAAGACGGCTCGCAATGGGGATCAGGAGGGCATTCCCAACGTCTTGATGGAGGCCATGGCCTCTGGACGTCCCGTGATTTCCACGTATCATTCTGGAATCCCCGAGCTGGTCGAGCACAAGGTGACCGGATATTTGGTGCCGGAGCGCTCTCCCACAAAAATGGCGCGAATGATCGACCACGTCCTGGAATCGCGGCATGAATGGCCAGAGGTGGCAGCGCGTGCAAGGGCAAAGGTGGAACAAAATCATAACATCGACAAGCAGCGCGCAATACTGGAGGAACTGTACTTGCGCGTGATGAAAAAATGA
- the pepF gene encoding oligoendopeptidase F, giving the protein MNKSKTLPKRSDVPAEYKWRLEDIYPSDSDWEKDVQKAKQLADQIAGMKGKLGQSGEELLAALKLQDELLATLDQVYVYARMRRDEDNANSTYQGLTDRATSLSTQAYGAISYIQPEILAISTEVMEKWIQEVSGLDHYRILLEEIMRFKPHTLSSEEEALLANMSELASSPSKIYGMLANADMKFPMITDENGEEVELTKGRYTQFMESKDRRVRKEAFDALYETYGKFRNTIAASLTSAIKGDVFYARTRKYPSALYAALFADNVDLSVYDNLIATIHEHLPLMHRYIALRKKLLGVDELHMYDLYVPIVPEVDMKIPYDQAVSTIKEALHPLGEEYGRVLAEGFSNGWIDVYENEGKTSGAYSWGAYSTHPFVLMNYQDNVNNMFTLAHEMGHALHSYHSNHAQPYTYADYKIFVAEVASTLNEALLMHHLLETTTDKQERMYLINYYLEQFRGTVFRQTMFAEFEKIVHEKEEKGEPLTADSLSEIYRELNVAYHGPDMVVDSQVDMEWARIPHFYRNFYVYKYATGFSAATSLAKQILEEGQPAVDRYLDFLKGGSSDYPLNLLKNAGVDMTSPEPIREGLAVFKELLDEMEQLVTNS; this is encoded by the coding sequence GTGAACAAAAGCAAAACACTGCCCAAACGCAGCGATGTCCCTGCCGAATACAAGTGGCGTCTAGAAGATATTTACCCGAGCGATTCTGATTGGGAAAAAGATGTGCAAAAGGCCAAGCAGCTAGCCGATCAAATCGCGGGCATGAAAGGCAAGCTCGGTCAGTCTGGCGAAGAGTTGCTGGCAGCCCTGAAACTGCAGGATGAGCTACTTGCGACACTGGACCAGGTGTATGTGTACGCCCGTATGCGTCGTGATGAGGACAATGCCAACAGTACGTACCAAGGCTTGACCGACCGGGCAACGAGCTTGAGCACGCAAGCATACGGAGCCATTTCTTACATACAGCCTGAAATTTTGGCCATCTCTACGGAAGTGATGGAGAAGTGGATTCAGGAAGTCTCGGGACTTGACCACTACCGCATTTTGCTCGAAGAAATCATGCGCTTCAAGCCGCATACGCTTTCCTCGGAGGAAGAAGCACTCCTGGCTAATATGAGTGAACTGGCATCTTCGCCGAGTAAAATCTACGGGATGCTGGCCAATGCCGATATGAAATTCCCGATGATCACAGATGAAAATGGGGAAGAAGTGGAGCTGACGAAAGGACGCTACACGCAATTTATGGAAAGCAAGGACAGACGTGTTCGAAAAGAAGCCTTCGACGCGCTCTATGAGACCTACGGCAAATTCCGCAACACGATTGCCGCCTCATTGACTTCTGCCATTAAAGGGGATGTCTTCTACGCTCGCACACGCAAGTATCCTTCAGCCCTGTATGCAGCACTGTTTGCAGACAATGTGGACCTGTCCGTGTACGACAACCTGATCGCGACCATTCATGAGCATTTGCCGTTGATGCATCGCTATATCGCGCTTCGCAAAAAACTGCTCGGGGTCGATGAGCTCCACATGTACGACCTGTACGTTCCGATTGTTCCGGAAGTCGATATGAAGATTCCGTACGATCAGGCAGTCTCCACCATCAAGGAAGCACTTCACCCACTTGGGGAAGAATACGGCCGCGTGCTTGCGGAAGGCTTCTCAAACGGGTGGATTGACGTCTACGAAAACGAAGGCAAAACGAGCGGGGCCTATTCTTGGGGAGCGTACTCGACCCATCCATTTGTGCTGATGAATTACCAGGACAACGTGAACAACATGTTTACGCTGGCGCATGAGATGGGGCATGCCCTTCATAGCTACCATTCGAATCACGCGCAGCCGTATACGTACGCGGACTACAAGATTTTCGTAGCGGAAGTGGCATCCACGCTCAATGAAGCGCTGCTCATGCATCATCTGCTCGAGACGACCACAGACAAGCAAGAGCGGATGTACTTGATCAACTACTACCTGGAACAATTCAGAGGAACCGTCTTCCGCCAGACGATGTTTGCCGAATTCGAGAAAATCGTTCACGAAAAGGAAGAGAAGGGCGAGCCGCTCACAGCAGATTCCCTTAGCGAGATCTATCGTGAACTGAATGTCGCTTACCATGGCCCAGATATGGTCGTCGACAGTCAAGTGGATATGGAATGGGCGCGGATTCCGCATTTTTACCGCAATTTCTACGTCTACAAGTACGCAACTGGTTTCTCAGCCGCGACCTCTCTCGCCAAACAGATTCTGGAAGAAGGTCAGCCAGCCGTGGACCGCTATCTCGACTTCCTCAAGGGCGGCAGCTCCGATTATCCGCTGAACTTGCTGAAAAACGCAGGTGTCGATATGACTTCTCCAGAGCCGATTCGCGAAGGCTTGGCCGTCTTCAAGGAATTGCTGGATGAAATGGAGCAGCTGGTCACAAATAGCTAA
- a CDS encoding efflux RND transporter permease subunit, whose protein sequence is MNKIILSLLKRRLIVYLFTFLLVIAGVGSLFSFNVELVPKTNFPVLSVNISGGSIPPEEMEDKVTKKIEQELKSITEIKEYTSTTGSGSVRIQITANEGTGEKVKSDVQNAVNRLRNGFPKAVDRVEVNQMNFGDDALIDYALVGADPQSMLSLAKTTIKDRIEAVPGVKEAEISDRSFENQIAVSLNPEKLSAYRTTPANVIAQLQETNWKQAVGTLENSGFDTVVMVDDTYSTVQEMTVLPIETPNGTVPLSQLATIEDLRGKVKDSVALTNGSVFVHLSVKRAEGSDLITTQGKVEEVVRQINAEANGQYQMKVMVEAVSYIQHAVTNLSRDVMIGGALAIIILFVFLRNWRVTLVIATTLPISALMTFIAMKLGGYNIDMVSLLSLSLSVGLIVDAAIVVLESIYHFREKGEPLTQAIVKGTREVLTPVFTSQLTIIIVFLPLVFADFEDWLKPILATIAFTVSSAIVASTIAAFFFVPVFSDRFLQKDKKVSLEGEVKEHVIVRWFSKLLQLALRHRVKTLLVAVATFVAAGMMTPLMKMGQGINPNENLVFATIEMPTGSTLENTQKAALAGEAALRGIPEVNDVFFFSSKENSEIFISLRPKSERQRDKETLTADINERLKAIPGIDSISTNFGGQGTDAPIQLDIVGDDLEQMRKIATDVEGMLATIPGVDNIRNDFKEGKEKVTLVPKQEAMSRLNVDPRSLLQQLSTMIGDQPITSITKDGIEVDVVAKLPDNWLKHPDQLHHIMISSKTGAAVPLSELVDWTYSKSPVVITHDKGERIVTVSAEMQGTDLGAVGRQVNEKLPTLAVPAGYSIEIAGKLKEQSANMTQGIFVFAGVLALIYVVMVAQFGRLSQPFIILLTIPMALVGVVIGFVLTQRVFGEMAMIGIIMLVGIVVSNAILLIDRINLLRGRGIHLAEAIVQGTKERVRPVIMTKLTAILGMLPMGLAMAEGSDLEAPLATAVISGLVFHTIVTLVLVPVLYSLFEGAKEKRLAKRLARQAKRQAKKAEKAQLQPTQM, encoded by the coding sequence ATGAACAAGATCATTCTCTCTTTGCTGAAGCGCCGGCTGATTGTCTACCTCTTCACTTTCCTGCTGGTGATCGCAGGCGTAGGCTCTCTGTTTAGCTTCAATGTCGAGCTGGTGCCAAAAACCAACTTCCCCGTCCTCTCTGTCAACATTTCAGGTGGATCGATCCCGCCAGAAGAAATGGAAGACAAAGTCACCAAGAAGATCGAGCAGGAATTGAAGTCCATTACGGAAATCAAAGAATACACATCGACGACAGGTTCAGGTTCGGTGAGGATTCAGATCACAGCCAATGAAGGCACGGGTGAAAAAGTAAAGTCTGACGTGCAGAATGCGGTGAACCGCCTGCGCAATGGCTTCCCGAAAGCGGTAGATCGCGTGGAAGTCAATCAAATGAACTTCGGGGACGATGCCCTGATCGATTATGCCTTGGTCGGTGCAGATCCACAGTCGATGCTCAGCCTGGCCAAGACGACGATCAAGGACCGCATCGAAGCCGTACCCGGTGTGAAGGAAGCCGAGATCTCAGATCGCAGCTTTGAAAATCAGATAGCCGTTTCGCTGAATCCGGAGAAGCTCAGCGCGTACAGGACGACTCCGGCGAATGTCATCGCCCAGCTGCAGGAAACCAACTGGAAGCAAGCTGTCGGAACATTGGAAAACTCCGGATTTGACACGGTTGTCATGGTCGATGATACCTATAGCACGGTACAGGAAATGACCGTTCTACCAATCGAAACGCCTAACGGGACAGTACCGCTTAGCCAGCTCGCCACCATCGAGGATTTGCGGGGAAAAGTCAAAGACTCGGTAGCGCTGACAAACGGGAGCGTCTTCGTGCACCTGAGCGTGAAGCGGGCAGAAGGCAGTGATCTGATCACGACGCAAGGCAAGGTCGAAGAAGTCGTCCGCCAGATCAATGCAGAGGCGAACGGACAGTACCAAATGAAAGTCATGGTCGAAGCCGTCTCTTATATTCAGCACGCCGTAACCAATTTGAGCCGGGATGTCATGATCGGTGGGGCGCTCGCCATCATCATTCTGTTTGTGTTCCTGCGCAACTGGCGGGTCACGCTGGTCATTGCGACTACCCTGCCAATATCGGCCCTCATGACCTTTATCGCGATGAAGCTGGGCGGCTACAACATCGACATGGTGAGCCTGCTCTCTCTCAGTCTCTCAGTCGGTCTGATCGTCGATGCCGCCATCGTCGTGCTGGAGAGCATCTATCATTTCAGGGAAAAGGGAGAGCCCTTGACACAAGCGATTGTCAAAGGGACAAGGGAAGTACTCACCCCTGTGTTCACATCTCAATTGACGATCATCATCGTATTTTTGCCGCTAGTATTCGCTGACTTTGAGGATTGGCTCAAGCCCATTCTCGCCACGATTGCTTTTACCGTTTCATCCGCTATCGTGGCATCTACGATTGCAGCCTTCTTCTTTGTACCTGTCTTCTCCGATCGCTTTTTGCAAAAAGATAAAAAAGTGTCGTTGGAAGGCGAGGTCAAGGAGCACGTGATCGTTCGCTGGTTTAGCAAGCTGCTCCAGCTGGCCCTGCGCCATCGGGTAAAAACGCTGCTCGTTGCGGTCGCTACCTTCGTCGCAGCAGGCATGATGACGCCTCTCATGAAGATGGGGCAAGGGATCAACCCCAACGAAAATCTCGTGTTTGCCACGATAGAGATGCCGACTGGCTCCACGCTGGAAAATACGCAAAAAGCTGCGCTTGCAGGGGAAGCGGCCCTGCGTGGCATCCCTGAGGTAAACGATGTTTTCTTCTTCTCTTCAAAGGAAAACTCGGAAATTTTCATCTCCTTGCGCCCGAAAAGTGAGCGTCAGCGAGACAAGGAAACATTGACTGCTGATATCAATGAGCGCCTAAAAGCGATTCCGGGCATCGATTCGATCTCGACAAACTTCGGTGGGCAAGGAACAGACGCGCCAATCCAGCTGGATATCGTCGGGGATGACTTGGAGCAAATGCGCAAGATCGCCACAGATGTGGAAGGAATGCTCGCGACCATCCCTGGGGTCGACAACATCCGCAATGACTTTAAAGAAGGAAAAGAAAAGGTGACACTCGTACCGAAGCAGGAAGCGATGTCCCGCCTGAACGTCGATCCTCGTTCGCTGCTGCAGCAGCTCAGCACGATGATCGGGGACCAGCCGATTACTTCCATTACCAAAGACGGGATCGAGGTAGACGTCGTCGCCAAGCTCCCAGACAATTGGCTGAAGCATCCGGATCAGCTGCATCACATCATGATCAGCAGCAAGACGGGAGCTGCGGTGCCGCTGTCCGAATTGGTAGATTGGACGTACAGCAAATCCCCTGTCGTCATCACGCATGATAAAGGTGAACGGATCGTAACAGTCTCAGCAGAAATGCAGGGCACGGATCTTGGAGCTGTCGGCAGACAGGTAAATGAGAAGCTGCCTACGCTAGCCGTTCCCGCTGGCTACAGCATCGAAATTGCAGGGAAACTGAAGGAACAAAGCGCCAATATGACACAAGGAATCTTTGTATTCGCCGGTGTGCTCGCGCTGATTTACGTGGTCATGGTGGCACAGTTCGGAAGACTTTCTCAGCCGTTTATCATTTTGCTGACGATTCCAATGGCTCTAGTCGGTGTTGTGATCGGATTTGTCCTCACGCAGCGCGTATTCGGAGAGATGGCCATGATCGGGATCATCATGCTGGTCGGTATCGTCGTGTCAAATGCGATCCTGCTGATCGACCGCATCAACCTGCTGCGTGGTCGCGGGATCCATCTCGCAGAGGCGATCGTACAAGGGACCAAAGAGCGTGTGCGTCCGGTCATCATGACCAAATTGACTGCGATTTTGGGGATGCTTCCGATGGGTCTCGCCATGGCAGAGGGGTCCGATCTGGAGGCGCCGCTCGCGACAGCGGTCATCTCGGGCCTTGTCTTCCATACGATCGTGACGCTCGTTTTGGTGCCTGTCTTGTATTCTTTGTTCGAAGGGGCCAAGGAAAAGCGCCTGGCTAAAAGACTGGCTCGTCAAGCCAAGCGGCAAGCGAAGAAAGCCGAAAAAGCCCAATTGCAGCCGACTCAAATGTAA
- a CDS encoding efflux RND transporter periplasmic adaptor subunit, with amino-acid sequence MKKRASIMLASLLLVATGCGPAPEAPQQAEAKAKVVEVFKVQKATKPVVLNVTGMVEAKRDAVLPFGTGGTISAIQVSKGAKIGQGQLLATLDTRYYQKEVEVAASQVAEAAARKTQTLKGATTQAIEQQRLQVKSAQSQLEKARQDVTVGEKLLTGGAISQSEINDRRRALTQAEISVRDAQLALDELMRGAQPEDVAVANASIKQATGQVDRARKTLDDAKIEAPFAGTIVDVFKQSGEQASPGEQIIHLVDLSEVKVTLDITNDMIGQFTDKAKVQIASDDGKKSGGTVTFVSPVVDKETGKYRVEVTVPNPDSYWRGGMTASVEVPRKINGFLVPLESVGVSQSQHYVMAVENGLTVRKEVKVGQMTGDQVEILSGIKEGDQLLRTGITFYVEGQKVEARGE; translated from the coding sequence GTGAAAAAACGAGCGTCGATTATGCTGGCCTCACTGTTGCTGGTGGCAACCGGATGCGGCCCTGCTCCTGAAGCTCCCCAGCAAGCAGAGGCAAAGGCGAAAGTGGTAGAGGTCTTCAAAGTACAGAAGGCGACAAAACCCGTGGTATTGAACGTGACAGGAATGGTGGAGGCAAAACGGGATGCCGTACTGCCTTTCGGAACAGGCGGAACGATTTCGGCCATCCAGGTAAGCAAAGGTGCCAAGATCGGTCAAGGGCAGCTCCTGGCGACGCTGGACACCCGCTACTACCAAAAAGAAGTGGAAGTGGCCGCAAGCCAAGTCGCAGAGGCGGCTGCACGCAAGACTCAGACGCTCAAAGGTGCGACGACGCAAGCGATCGAACAGCAGCGTCTGCAGGTGAAAAGCGCACAAAGCCAGCTCGAAAAAGCCCGGCAGGATGTCACAGTAGGCGAAAAGCTGTTAACTGGCGGAGCTATTTCGCAAAGCGAAATAAACGATCGCAGACGCGCGTTGACGCAAGCGGAGATCTCCGTAAGGGACGCGCAGCTTGCCTTGGATGAGCTCATGCGCGGGGCGCAGCCAGAGGATGTAGCGGTTGCCAACGCATCGATCAAGCAAGCGACCGGCCAGGTAGACCGCGCAAGAAAGACGTTGGATGACGCGAAGATTGAAGCGCCATTTGCAGGAACGATCGTGGATGTTTTCAAACAATCCGGAGAGCAGGCGTCACCTGGTGAGCAGATCATCCACTTGGTCGATTTGTCCGAGGTAAAGGTAACCTTGGATATCACGAATGACATGATCGGTCAGTTCACAGACAAGGCAAAGGTGCAAATTGCGTCGGATGACGGCAAGAAAAGCGGTGGAACGGTAACTTTCGTGTCTCCGGTTGTGGACAAGGAAACGGGCAAATACCGAGTTGAGGTGACGGTCCCCAATCCTGACAGCTACTGGCGCGGAGGCATGACTGCATCGGTCGAAGTGCCACGCAAAATCAACGGCTTTCTCGTTCCGTTGGAGAGCGTCGGGGTGAGCCAATCCCAGCACTATGTGATGGCCGTGGAAAACGGCCTTACCGTACGCAAGGAAGTCAAGGTGGGTCAAATGACAGGGGACCAGGTCGAGATCCTGTCGGGAATCAAAGAAGGAGACCAGCTCTTGCGCACCGGCATCACGTTTTACGTAGAGGGGCAAAAAGTAGAGGCGAGAGGAGAATAG
- a CDS encoding NAD-dependent epimerase/dehydratase family protein has translation MTKALVTGCAGFIGSHLTQRLLRDGVTVVGVDGFLDNYDVAAKLRNLAEIGNHPAFTFHSTMLQSQRWKEWLDGVDTVYHLAALPGVRNSWGKAFADYVNHNILATQMLLEACLARQKPPVIVVSSSSSVYGTMQGTLTDESSPLRPVSPYGVTKEAMEQICLVYAKAYGLPVTMLRYFTVYGPRQRPDMAFHRFFRQMMKGDPVVIYGDGQQSRDFTYVADAVEANILAARHASPGEIFNVGGDREIKLLDVLSIMSGLLNLTPNLSFQLGPAGDSLRTCADIQLAQTRLGYRPQVPLEEGLRLQLIDMRAQAKG, from the coding sequence ATGACAAAAGCGCTTGTCACCGGTTGTGCCGGTTTTATTGGATCCCATTTGACTCAGCGGCTGTTGAGAGATGGAGTCACGGTCGTAGGGGTGGATGGGTTTCTCGATAATTACGACGTTGCAGCAAAGCTTCGCAATTTGGCCGAAATCGGAAATCACCCCGCCTTTACGTTTCATTCGACGATGCTGCAATCCCAAAGATGGAAGGAGTGGCTGGATGGAGTAGACACCGTCTACCATCTGGCTGCGCTTCCCGGTGTACGAAACAGCTGGGGCAAGGCTTTTGCTGATTACGTCAATCACAATATCCTGGCGACGCAGATGCTGCTGGAAGCGTGCCTCGCGCGGCAAAAACCACCGGTCATCGTAGTCTCCTCTTCCTCATCGGTCTACGGAACCATGCAAGGGACTCTCACAGATGAATCCTCTCCGCTTCGTCCTGTTTCCCCATATGGGGTGACCAAAGAGGCGATGGAGCAAATCTGTTTGGTGTATGCAAAAGCGTATGGTCTCCCCGTCACCATGTTGAGGTATTTTACCGTCTATGGTCCCAGACAGCGTCCGGATATGGCATTCCATCGATTCTTCCGGCAAATGATGAAGGGCGATCCAGTCGTGATCTATGGAGATGGACAGCAGTCGAGAGATTTCACGTACGTGGCAGATGCTGTCGAGGCTAATATTCTTGCGGCAAGGCATGCGTCCCCAGGAGAAATCTTCAATGTGGGTGGCGACAGGGAAATCAAGCTTCTCGACGTGCTCTCCATTATGAGCGGGCTTTTGAACCTGACACCTAATTTGTCGTTCCAGCTTGGTCCAGCAGGTGACTCCCTCCGCACATGTGCAGATATTCAGCTGGCGCAGACGCGACTCGGTTATCGGCCACAAGTCCCTCTCGAAGAAGGTCTTCGCTTGCAGTTAATAGATATGCGCGCACAAGCCAAGGGATAA